From Scytonema millei VB511283, the proteins below share one genomic window:
- a CDS encoding PRC-barrel domain-containing protein yields MTSENTIKRSDILNTKVIADDNAKVLGVVSQLWVDIDRREVVALGLRDNLIAFASVPRYMYLSSISKIGDVILVENEDAIEDIDVEIYSNLVNCEVITETGQPLGRVRGFTFNAQTGKIHSLIIASLGLPQIPDQVISTYELPIEEVVSSGPNRLIVFEGAEERINRLSVGVLERLGIGKAPWEKEEDEYYTPTAVRPENQLGSGVPLQAPKAQPLRTTQPAVQEAWDEDEYEYETVQPRIEQQPLRRQQYEPNRYDRDLEEEENWSEASGSDRYTPAPPPRYPEPQPFEPKSYTAPKDLDDDLDGDAWGEDEEPQPLNIPKKIKQPEYEEEGGY; encoded by the coding sequence ATGACCTCTGAAAACACTATTAAACGCTCCGACATCTTAAACACAAAGGTGATCGCGGATGACAACGCCAAAGTATTAGGGGTTGTCAGCCAACTATGGGTAGATATCGATCGCAGGGAGGTTGTAGCTCTTGGTTTGCGAGACAACCTGATCGCCTTTGCTAGCGTACCGCGTTATATGTACCTGAGCAGCATCAGCAAAATCGGCGATGTAATTTTGGTGGAGAACGAAGACGCGATCGAAGATATCGATGTAGAAATTTACAGCAACTTAGTTAATTGTGAAGTCATTACAGAAACAGGTCAACCCTTGGGGCGAGTGCGTGGCTTTACATTTAACGCTCAAACAGGCAAAATCCATTCTTTAATTATCGCTTCGTTGGGTTTACCCCAGATCCCCGACCAGGTAATTAGTACTTATGAATTGCCAATTGAAGAAGTTGTCAGCAGTGGACCCAATCGGCTAATTGTATTTGAAGGCGCTGAAGAAAGAATTAATCGTTTGAGTGTTGGAGTGCTAGAACGGCTTGGTATTGGTAAAGCACCTTGGGAGAAAGAAGAAGACGAGTACTATACTCCCACAGCAGTGCGACCGGAAAACCAGCTGGGAAGTGGCGTACCGTTGCAAGCACCAAAAGCCCAACCTCTACGGACAACTCAACCTGCGGTACAGGAAGCTTGGGACGAGGATGAATACGAGTATGAAACAGTCCAGCCTCGGATCGAACAGCAGCCATTACGCCGCCAGCAGTACGAACCCAACAGATACGATCGCGATTTAGAGGAAGAGGAAAACTGGAGTGAAGCGTCGGGAAGCGATCGCTATACGCCTGCGCCTCCACCCCGTTACCCCGAACCCCAGCCGTTTGAACCGAAGTCATACACAGCACCGAAAGATTTAGATGACGATCTCGATGGCGATGCTTGGGGAGAAGATGAGGAACCGCAGCCTTTGAATATTCCCAAGAAAATCAAGCAGCCAGAATACGAAGAAGAAGGCGGCTATTAG
- a CDS encoding sensor histidine kinase, whose product MFQSLRWLFLLTYLLVMSAIFGASSTAIYIFFSRSLEQQLNDRLEILAEAAIPSLRIIKSRGIQRLDDELPWQELFRHNQSLEWFNPKGKLLAKEGKFFANSSLSQALADGLQEGFPILQQQGQVRTFSIAVYTEDRDKTTLRLEGYIRASESTQDLLWKLEQLRSGLIVGGVTVLLLSSISGIGLTWLTLQPMQRNLRRLKHFTGDVAHELRNPLTAIGTTVDLLRNSPEELSPAQVRKLAIIDRANEQIIHLVEDLLFLSRANIDSDRLDRDFNFASIPLEELLQDLVERFEPQAQNKQIQFTPHLRTGIVVKGDSHKLSRLFSNLLDNALKYTTEGGRVALFLEREQRFAVIRIEDTGIGIPPDSLPLIFQRFWRADTAKSEKDGLGLGLAIAQAIVQQHKGEIKVSSRLGAGSSFRVLLPLDAQA is encoded by the coding sequence ATGTTTCAATCATTACGCTGGTTATTTTTACTAACTTATTTATTAGTAATGTCTGCTATATTTGGCGCGTCTAGTACAGCTATTTATATCTTTTTTAGCCGTAGTCTAGAACAACAATTAAACGATCGCTTAGAAATTTTGGCTGAAGCTGCTATTCCTAGTTTGCGAATTATCAAAAGTCGAGGAATTCAAAGATTAGATGATGAACTTCCTTGGCAAGAGTTATTTCGCCACAATCAAAGCCTCGAATGGTTTAATCCTAAAGGTAAGCTCTTAGCAAAAGAGGGAAAATTTTTTGCTAATTCGTCATTGTCGCAAGCCTTAGCTGATGGTTTACAAGAGGGGTTTCCAATCCTACAGCAACAAGGACAAGTTCGGACTTTTTCTATTGCTGTTTATACCGAAGATCGAGATAAAACTACCTTACGCTTAGAAGGATATATTCGCGCTAGCGAGTCTACTCAAGATTTGCTGTGGAAGTTAGAGCAACTACGCTCAGGTCTGATTGTGGGAGGAGTCACAGTATTACTATTAAGTAGCATTAGCGGGATTGGTTTAACTTGGCTCACTCTTCAACCAATGCAACGTAACTTAAGGCGATTAAAACACTTTACCGGAGATGTAGCGCACGAACTACGCAATCCCCTAACCGCGATTGGTACTACAGTAGATTTATTACGTAATAGTCCAGAAGAGTTAAGTCCGGCTCAGGTGAGAAAGTTAGCAATTATCGATCGCGCCAACGAGCAAATCATTCATTTAGTAGAAGATTTACTATTTCTATCCAGAGCTAATATTGATAGCGATCGCCTCGATCGCGATTTTAACTTTGCATCAATTCCTTTAGAAGAGTTACTGCAAGATTTAGTTGAGCGCTTTGAACCACAAGCTCAAAACAAGCAAATTCAGTTCACCCCGCATTTACGTACTGGTATAGTCGTGAAAGGCGACAGCCATAAACTCAGCCGCCTATTTTCTAACCTTCTAGATAACGCTCTCAAATACACCACAGAAGGGGGAAGAGTAGCGCTATTTTTGGAACGAGAGCAACGATTTGCCGTGATTCGGATCGAAGATACGGGAATTGGTATTCCACCGGATTCGCTACCACTCATTTTCCAGCGCTTTTGGCGAGCCGATACTGCTAAATCTGAAAAAGATGGCTTAGGCTTAGGGCTAGCGATCGCTCAAGCGATCGTCCAACAGCATAAAGGTGAAATAAAAGTTAGCAGTAGATTAGGTGCTGGTAGCAGCTTTCGCGTATTGCTACCGCTAGATGCTCAGGCGTAA
- the smc gene encoding chromosome segregation protein SMC codes for MVHVKRVELTNFKSFGGTTKIPLLPGFTVVSGPNGSGKSNILDALLFCLGLASSRGMRAERLPDLVNHDKATRGKSAVETIVTVTFDLEGAGSREQEAEGIEVNGNGHYVEDLEDKGDKEDKGDEEDTSLTPHSSLLTPNELTITRRLRVTQQGSYTSTYYINGSTCTQTELHEQLSQIRIYPEGYNVVLQGDVTSIISMHSRERREIIDELAGVANYDRKIIQAKETLNEVKDREDRYRIVETELITQRDRLSHDRIQAEKYQKLRIEYQQKQQWEIVLVWRSLQQQQEKLVAEIQTGDRTLTELTTQLTTLNTQIQQVTAELDALNARVKTLGEEELLSLQSTLATQEAERRQLQNRQRDLTNAYENAGNAYTQQQLEIQQHQNSLVRLQQQQQEIVAQLSTLRQQRDEAQQTLEQSRTEASAVADASDAWVQQQAALSRQVESLLQTVEPQRTEQAQLKERSDQLERQIQEQSQLIQTLEPELATKQAQLTELETQLSSQIEQIQSLAQSLAAAEAELQIQQQTQNRLLQEQRDKQRQLDKLEAQSQALQETQGTFATKILLQSGLSGICGLVAQLGKVEPRYQLALEIAAGARLGQLVVEDDGVAASGIEILKQKRGGRVTFLPLNKIQAPRFSPASGMRYANGYIDYAINLIECDRRYQDIFGYVFGSTVVFADLQSARSHLGQYRIVTLAGELLETSGAMTGGSISQQNSSLHFGTSDATESQEVIELRNRLQEIDRILARCGESIGNLAAKTKNLSQELTEAKTKQRENNLLKDQLQKEIRKLIQQVETGQSQLAQNTKQLSTVQARLETLERDLPVQEEQLQQLRQALVELEQAQTNSQWQQIQATIRQQEQELQTRIEIVRNAEQQLKDIENQTQRLHEKIQECEVRSRDYQQQQQENQAQQAAVKAQLQEISEHLKQIHTSLKEIEQRMTAERQERDRAEQKLRELHLNQQQVEWQQQKLQETQTSRREELVNLQAQIQTQAAEMPDPLPEVPVMVDLEQLQKELRSLVKRMEAMEPVNMLALEEYERTNARLEELSQKLLTLEAERTELLLRIENFTTLRQRAFQEAFDAVNENFQTIFATLSDGDGFLQLDNPEDPFTSGLNLVAHPKGKPVQRLASMSGGEKSLTALSFIFALQRYRPSPFYAFDEVDMFLDGANVERLARMIEQQAKQAQFIVVSLRRPMIESAERTIGVTQARGAYTQVLGIKL; via the coding sequence ATGGTTCATGTCAAGCGCGTAGAACTCACGAACTTCAAATCCTTTGGTGGCACGACTAAAATTCCTTTGCTGCCAGGATTTACTGTTGTCTCAGGTCCCAACGGTTCCGGTAAATCTAATATTCTCGATGCTCTCCTGTTTTGCCTCGGTCTAGCAAGTTCTAGAGGGATGCGGGCGGAACGCCTACCCGATCTCGTCAACCACGACAAAGCCACACGGGGAAAATCGGCAGTAGAAACGATTGTGACGGTGACTTTTGATTTAGAGGGAGCAGGGAGCAGGGAGCAGGAAGCAGAGGGAATAGAGGTTAATGGGAATGGACATTATGTTGAGGATTTAGAAGACAAGGGGGACAAGGAAGACAAGGGAGACGAGGAAGATACATCCCTCACTCCTCACTCCTCACTCCTCACCCCTAATGAATTGACGATTACGCGCCGCTTACGAGTGACTCAGCAGGGTTCGTATACGTCAACTTATTACATTAATGGTTCTACCTGTACTCAAACTGAGTTGCACGAACAACTGAGTCAGATCCGCATTTATCCTGAAGGCTACAATGTCGTGCTGCAAGGGGACGTGACGAGTATCATTTCCATGCACTCGCGAGAACGACGAGAGATTATTGACGAACTGGCGGGGGTAGCAAATTACGATCGCAAAATTATTCAGGCAAAAGAAACTTTAAATGAAGTTAAAGACAGGGAAGACCGCTATCGCATCGTTGAAACTGAATTAATTACGCAACGCGATCGCCTGTCTCACGATCGCATCCAAGCTGAGAAATATCAAAAGCTGAGAATAGAATACCAGCAAAAGCAGCAGTGGGAAATTGTTTTAGTCTGGCGATCGCTACAACAGCAACAAGAAAAGTTGGTGGCGGAAATTCAAACGGGCGATCGTACGCTAACTGAATTAACAACTCAACTTACTACCCTCAACACCCAAATTCAACAGGTAACGGCAGAATTAGACGCACTCAACGCACGGGTGAAGACTCTGGGGGAGGAAGAACTCTTATCTCTGCAATCAACTCTAGCCACCCAGGAAGCCGAACGGCGACAGCTACAAAATCGCCAAAGAGACTTGACAAATGCTTATGAAAATGCTGGGAATGCCTACACGCAACAACAGTTAGAAATTCAACAACACCAAAATTCTCTGGTGCGGTTGCAACAGCAGCAACAGGAAATCGTTGCTCAACTCTCTACCCTGCGTCAACAACGGGATGAGGCGCAACAAACCTTAGAACAAAGTCGTACAGAAGCTAGTGCAGTCGCCGATGCTTCCGATGCTTGGGTGCAACAACAAGCCGCTTTAAGCCGCCAAGTTGAATCTCTGCTGCAAACTGTAGAACCCCAGCGTACCGAACAAGCGCAATTAAAAGAGCGATCGGATCAATTAGAAAGGCAAATTCAAGAGCAAAGTCAGTTAATTCAAACTTTAGAGCCAGAGCTGGCGACAAAGCAAGCGCAGTTAACTGAATTAGAAACTCAATTATCAAGCCAAATCGAGCAAATTCAATCTTTAGCCCAATCTTTAGCTGCGGCTGAAGCCGAGTTACAAATTCAACAGCAAACTCAAAATCGCCTACTCCAAGAACAAAGAGATAAACAGCGTCAGTTGGATAAGTTGGAGGCGCAGTCTCAAGCCTTGCAGGAAACTCAAGGGACTTTTGCCACAAAAATTTTGCTGCAATCAGGTTTAAGCGGGATTTGTGGTTTGGTAGCCCAACTCGGTAAAGTCGAACCTCGGTATCAACTGGCTTTAGAAATTGCGGCTGGGGCGCGGTTGGGACAATTGGTAGTAGAGGATGATGGCGTAGCGGCTTCGGGGATTGAGATCCTGAAGCAAAAACGAGGCGGAAGGGTAACGTTTTTACCCCTAAATAAAATTCAAGCCCCGCGATTTTCCCCAGCTTCGGGGATGCGCTATGCCAATGGTTATATCGACTATGCGATTAATTTAATTGAATGCGATCGCCGCTATCAAGATATTTTTGGTTATGTTTTCGGTAGTACGGTTGTTTTTGCGGATTTGCAATCGGCGCGTTCTCATTTAGGGCAATATCGGATCGTCACCTTAGCAGGAGAATTGTTAGAAACCAGTGGGGCGATGACTGGGGGTAGTATCAGCCAGCAAAATTCCAGTTTGCATTTCGGTACGAGCGATGCTACTGAATCGCAGGAAGTTATAGAGTTAAGAAATCGCTTGCAGGAAATCGATCGCATTTTAGCTCGGTGTGGTGAATCGATTGGTAATTTAGCAGCTAAAACTAAAAATCTATCTCAAGAGTTAACAGAAGCGAAGACCAAACAAAGAGAAAATAATCTCCTGAAGGATCAATTACAAAAAGAAATTCGCAAGCTAATTCAACAAGTGGAAACTGGGCAATCGCAACTGGCTCAGAACACAAAACAACTATCTACGGTACAAGCTAGATTAGAAACTTTAGAACGAGATTTACCCGTTCAAGAAGAACAATTACAACAACTACGTCAAGCTTTAGTGGAGTTGGAACAAGCTCAAACTAACAGTCAGTGGCAGCAAATTCAAGCCACAATTAGACAGCAAGAACAGGAATTACAAACTAGAATCGAGATAGTTCGTAACGCCGAACAGCAATTGAAAGATATAGAAAATCAAACTCAAAGATTGCACGAGAAAATTCAAGAATGCGAAGTGCGATCGCGAGACTACCAACAGCAGCAACAAGAAAATCAAGCACAGCAAGCTGCTGTCAAGGCTCAATTGCAGGAAATTAGCGAACATTTAAAACAGATCCATACATCCTTGAAAGAAATCGAACAGCGGATGACGGCGGAAAGACAAGAACGCGATCGCGCCGAACAAAAGCTGCGGGAACTGCATTTAAACCAACAACAGGTAGAATGGCAACAGCAGAAGTTGCAAGAAACGCAAACATCGCGGCGGGAAGAATTAGTTAATTTACAAGCGCAAATTCAAACCCAAGCCGCAGAAATGCCCGATCCCTTGCCAGAAGTACCGGTAATGGTAGATCTAGAACAATTGCAGAAAGAATTGCGATCGCTTGTCAAGCGCATGGAAGCGATGGAACCTGTCAATATGTTGGCGTTAGAAGAATACGAACGTACCAACGCTCGATTAGAAGAATTGAGTCAAAAATTATTGACATTAGAAGCCGAACGCACTGAACTGTTATTGCGGATTGAAAACTTTACCACTCTGCGTCAAAGAGCGTTTCAAGAAGCCTTTGATGCGGTGAATGAAAACTTTCAAACTATTTTCGCCACTCTATCGGATGGGGATGGATTTCTGCAACTCGATAACCCCGAAGATCCATTCACCAGCGGACTTAATTTAGTTGCACATCCCAAAGGTAAACCCGTGCAGCGTCTCGCTTCCATGTCAGGGGGAGAAAAATCTCTCACGGCGCTGAGTTTTATCTTTGCCTTACAACGCTATCGTCCATCACCTTTTTACGCCTTTGATGAGGTAGATATGTTCCTAGACGGGGCAAATGTGGAACGATTAGCTAGAATGATCGAACAACAGGCTAAACAAGCACAGTTTATTGTCGTGAGTCTGCGCCGACCCATGATAGAATCAGCCGAACGTACAATAGGAGTGACCCAAGCGCGAGGAGCTTATACGCAAGTTTTAGGCATAAAATTGTAA